Proteins co-encoded in one Aspergillus flavus chromosome 2, complete sequence genomic window:
- a CDS encoding phophatase 2C family protein (protein phophatase 2C family protein), protein MISRHGWGPIKPRKVSAIRLVNSWCHHTVSFQRRWTLQLSILYYLLTSSMRRAALHAFRSARRVPVWRVAGRKPRAVSFSSSNPLALRPSSAGKHPSFIPATLHSSMHLRNFSLAVISTVVASGAWYAYQGGSSQSAAVAGLNRTISTSTTAYAEDPSESTRRALLVDNDQFYTATINGEEPLRKQTDDSDRRLLEMLTPEQATQKLRKNEESYLVNRGKGVVRYDVVQVPSNSPIEDDHAEKIVEVPSTVATAKEGEANSDWMFWGVFDGHSGWTTSAKLRNVLISYVARELNTTYKAAAADPSLLTPSPAAIDAAIKQGFTRLDNDIVHNSVEKVLKSNSRRVAAETLAPALSGSCALLAFYDSQSKDLKVACAGDSRAVLGRRGPNGKWSATALSEDQTGGTPSEMQRLRAEHPGEPNVVRNGRILGQLEPSRSFGDAFYKWSKETQDKIKRQFFGRTPHPLLKTPPYVTAEPVITTTKVEPSRGDFLVMATDGLWEMLSNEEVVGLVGQWIEQQQAGNVGGNKTWLKSWFGFESKQLPVETSQEAGTEGQRRPIRQQQYDISGAADRFTVEDNNAATHLVRNAMGGKDKDMVCALLTLPSPYSRRYRDDVTVEVIFFGESPDTRTVEINKEASAFEENSKAKL, encoded by the exons ATGATAAGCCGTCATGGCTGGGGTCCGATTAAACCCCGAAAGGTCTCCGCCATTAGACTAGTAAATAGCTGGTGTCATCATACTGTCTCCTTCCAGCGCCGCTGGACCCTACAACtctctatactatattatttactcACCTCCTCAATGCGACGTGCAGCCCTTCACGCCTTCCGTAGCGCGCGTCGTGTACCGGTATGGAGAGTTGCTGGTAGGAAACCGCGTGCTGTGTCGTTCTCTAGCAGCAATCCGCTAGCTCTCCGACCCTCCTCCGCCGGGAAGCACCCTTCTTTCATCCCCGCGACCTTACACTCATCGATGCATCTCCGGAACTTTTCTCTTGCCGTGATATCGACGGTCGTTGCATCTGGGGCCTGGTACGCTTATCAGGGTGGCAGTTCACAGTCGGCAGCAGTAGCGGGCTTGAACCGGACCATATCTACTTCCACCACGGCGTACGCTGAGGATCCTTCGGAGTCAACCCGCCGCGCTCTTCTGGTGGATAATGATCAGTTTTATACCGCGACTATTAACGGAGAAGAACCGCTTCGCAAACAGACGGACGACTCTGACCGCCGACTTCTAGAAATGTTGACACCGGAGCAAGCTACGCAGAAGCTGAGGAAGAATGAAGAGTCGTACTTGGTTAACCGAGGCAAGGGTGTTGTTCGCTATGATGTGGTGCAAGTGCCTAGCAACTCGCCCATTGAAGACGATCATGCCGAAAAGATAGTAGAGGTGCCGTCCACAGTAGCTACAGCGAAAGAGGGCGAAGCCAACAGCGACTGGATGTTCTGGGGCGTGTTCGACGGGCATTC TGGCTGGACGACTTCCGCTAAGTTGCGCAATGTTCTCATTTCCTACGTGGCTCGGGAATTGAACACCACTTACAaggctgcggctgctgatCCTTCGCTACTTACACCTTCCCCTGCAGCTATCGACGCAGCTATCAAGCAGGGCTTTACCCGATTGGACAATGATATTGTGCACAACAGTGTCGAAAAGGTGCTCAAGTCTAACTCGCGGAGAGTCGCAGCCGAGACACTTGCCCCCGCTTTGTCCGGCTCTTGCgctcttcttgccttttATGACTCCCAGTCAAAGGATTTGAAGGTTGCCTGCGCGGGTGATTCTAGGGCCGTCCTTGGTCGTCGTGGCCCGAACGGAAAGTGGTCTGCAACCGCGCTGTCGGAAGACCAGACCGGCGGGACTCCTTCCGAAATGCAGCGTCTACGGGCCGAACACCCTGGGGAGCCCAACGTTGTACGGAATGGAAGAATCCTAGGCCAACTGGAGCCTAGCCGATCTTTTGGAGATGCGTTCTACAAGTGGAGCAAAGAGACTCAAGATAAGATCAAGCGGCAATTCTTCGGAAGAACACCTCACCCTCTGCTGAAGACACCGCCCTACGTCACCGCCGAACCTGTCATCACTACCACCAAGGTCGAACCTAGCCGGGGAGACTTTCTCGTCATGGCTACTGACGGTCTCTGGGAGATGCTGAGCAACGAGGAAGTTGTCGGACTTGTCGGTCAGTGGATCGAGCAACAGCAGGCTGGAAATGTAGGCGGCAACAAGACATGGCTGAAGAGCTGGTTCGGTTTCGAAAGCAAACAGCTTCCTGTCGAAACATCACAAGAAGCGGGGACCGAAGGTCAGCGCCGCCCCATCCGCCAGCAGCAGTACGATATTTCAGGCGCCGCCGACCGATTCACAGTCGAAGACAACAATGCTGCCACCCATCTCGTGCGTAACGCCATGGGCGGCAAGGATAAGGACATGGTCTGCGCACTGCTGACCCTCCCTAGCCCATATTCTCGCCGCTACCG CGACGATGTTACAGTAGAAgttatcttcttcggcgaaAGCCCCGATACCCGCACTGTCGAAATCAACAAGGAAGCCAGCGCATTCGAAGAAAACTCTAAAGCCAAGCTCTAA
- a CDS encoding putative mitochondrial export translocase Oxa2 gives MRPFHRSLRAPRKTTLQQIRHFHPTRPSPFVNELLDASSAFIQGVHSISGLSWAVSIPLTALIVRSTVAMPLQIYTKIQARKERDLVPLLSSWKKHYKDDILRNQYKVDDVNDIQNLSAATPILAQRMKSKHADLKKRWNIPRYWKPLNFLQIPIWISVMEALRAMSGNDKGLIPYLLSLIEPTNSSGAPRLHLEVEPSLATEGALWFPDLLAGDTTGILPAALTMSILLNISAGWKAKKFSEMADLPKIELYRALTVRGIRAFIQVLALNVGLSSYYYEMPAALLLYWTTSTNIATMQTVFLDKCMFRKEPLKPWKQMHIGYTANKECAPEESIYKATMKDAKGFKGLH, from the coding sequence ATGAGGCCTTTCCATCGCTCACTCCGTGCGCCGCGGAAGACGACTCTGCAGCAAATCCGGCATTTCCATCCGACAAGACCGTCGCCTTTCGTCAACGAACTATTAGACGCTTCATCCGCATTTATACAGGGTGTCCATTCAATCAGTGGCTTGTCATGGGCGGTATCCATTCCATTGACCGCATTGATCGTCCGATCAACCGTCGCAATGCCTTTACAGATATATACTAAGATCCAAGCGCGCAAAGAGCGAGATTTGGTCCcacttctctcttcctggaaGAAGCATTACAAAGACGATATACTGCGAAACCAATACAAAGTCGACGACGTTAACGACATTCAAAACCTTTCGGCTGCAACTCCCATACTAGCGCAACGTATGAAATCGAAACACGCGGacttaaaaaaaagatggaaCATCCCAAGATACTGGAAACCGCTTAACTTCCTCCAAATCCCGATTTGGATATCGGTCATGGAGGCACTCCGAGCCATGTCCGGAAACGACAAGGGCCTTATCCCGTATCTCCTGTCCCTCATCGAACCTACCAATTCATCCGGAGCCCCCCGTCTCCATCTAGAAGTCGAGCCCTCCCTAGCGACAGAAGGCGCGCTTTGGTTCCCCGATCTACTAGCAGGCGACACAACGGGTATTCTCCCAGCCGCATTAACGATGTCTATCCTACTCAACATCAGCGCCGGTTGGAAAGCCAAGAAGTTCTCGGAGATGGCCGATTTGCCGAAGATAGAGCTGTATAGGGCTTTGACTGTGCGCGGAATTAGAGCTTTCATCCAGGTCCTCGCCCTGAATGTCGGTCTTTCGTCTTATTACTATGAAATGCCGGCGGCGCTTTTGCTTTACTGGACTACTAGTACGAATATTGCCACGATGCAAACTGTTTTCTTGGATAAATGCATGTTCAGGAAGGAACCGCTGAAGCCCTGGAAGCAGATGCATATCGGGTACACTGCAAACAAAGAATGTGCTCCAGAGGAATCGATTTACAAAGCTACCATGAAGGACGCAAAGGGCTTCAAGGGACTCCATTAG
- a CDS encoding putative alpha-1,2-mannosyltransferase has protein sequence MMLFLLKTAITVLALLATCILLPRLPLAVLRFVLRGVGWVIQKRTRSRREYILSRVRAEDEEASSKRSRSSSGAHGEDEDWEKLDSSSSGSGTPGNNKAHESDDWNGIIGFFHPFCNAGGGGERVLWEAVRATQKRWPRAICAIYTGDHEVNKTAMLERVQNRFNIQLHAPTVVLLYLTTRKYVVSSMYPYMTLLGQSLGSLVVAYDAFNLLVPDVFVDTMGYAFTLAFCKMLFPSVPTGAYVHYPTISTDMLQSLDDTTGVKGINAGAGKGLKGQIKRKYWLAFARLYGWVGGNVDVVMCNSSWTSAHIRTIWGPSRREQTHKEPTVVFPPTAVSELQSAITVDAESEKTREPIILYIAQFRPEKNHPLVLRSFARFLQERSKNPTSASQPQPKLVLIGSVRHASPDETHIYNLRLLAHELRIRDHTTFLCDASWPAILSHLGTASVGVNGMWNEHFGICVVEYQAAGLISVVHDSGGPREDIVVDLGDGATGFRASTEDEFAAAFEAALALPEQEKVAMRLRARKSALRFTEEEFSLKWINEIGKLVQLQGR, from the exons ATGATGCTGTTTCTACTGAAGACGGCGATCACCGTCCTCGCGCTCCTCGCAACCTGCATCCTGCTCCCCCGACTTCCCCTGGCGGTCCTCCGCTTTGTCCTTCGTGGTGTCGGATGGGTTATCCAAAAACGAACAAGGTCTCGTAGAGAGTACATTCTCTCACGAGTTAgggctgaagatgaggaggcttCATCTAAGCGAAGTAGATCGTCTTCTGGGGCTcatggagaggatgaggattGGGAGAAGCTCGACTCGTCTAGTTCCGGTTCGGGTACACCTGGCAATAACAAGGCCCATGAGAGTGATGATTGGAATGGGATTATAGGGTTCTTTCATCCATTCTG CAACgccggaggaggaggagaacgTGTTCTTTGGGAAGCTGTGAGGGCAACGCAGAAGCGCTGGCCCAGAGCGATTTGCGCTATATATACAGGAGACCACGAAGTGAACAAAACTGCCATGCTGGAGAGAGTCCAGAATCGGTTCAACATTCAACTTCATGCCCCGACAGTGGTGTTACTATACCTTACTACCCGTAAATATGTTGTCAGCAGCATGTATCCTTACATGACTCTGCTGGGTCAGTCTTTGGGATCCCTGGTTGTCGCCTATGATGCATTCAATCTTCTGGTTCCAGACGTGTTCGTCGATACCATGGGCTATGCTTTCACACTGGCCTTCTGCAAGATGCTTTTCCCGTCCGTCCCAACAGGTGCTTATGTGCACTATCCTACGATATCCACGGACATGCTCCAGTCTTTAGATGACACCACCGGCGTGAAAGGAATTAACGCTGGTGCCGGAAAGGGACTGAAAGGACAGATCAAGCGAAAGTACTGGCTTGCTTTCGCCCGTCTCTACGGCTGGGTTGGTGGCAATGTGGACGTCGTGATGTGCAACTCCTCCTGGACATCTGCACATATTCGCACCATTTGGGGCCCATCTCGGCGGGAGCAAACTCACAAGGAGCCAACTGTTGTATTCCCACCCACGGCCGTTTCAGAGCTTCAATCGGCTATTACAGTAGATGCGGAGAGCGAGAAAACCAGGGAACCCATCATCCTGTACATTGCGCAGTTTCGGCCTGAAAAGAACCACCCATTGGTGTTGCGCTCATTCGCACGCTTCCTTCAGGAGCGCAGCAAGAATCCTACCTCAGCGTCGCAGCCACAGCCCAAATTAGTTCTCATTGGCTCTGTTCGTCATGCCAGTCCCGATGAAACCCACATCTACAATCTCCGGCTGCTAGCGCATGAACTCCGCATCCGCGATCACACCACTTTCCTATGTGACGCTAGCTGGCCCGCTATTCTCTCCCACCTCGGTACAGCATCGGTCGGCGTCAATGGAATGTGGAACGAGCACTTTGGCATCTGCGTTGTGGAATACCAAGCCGCTGGACTCATCAGCGTGGTACATGACTCTGGTGGCCCTCGCGAGGATATTGTCGTTGACCTGGGTGATGGTGCGACAGGCTTCCGTGCCTCAACGGAAGACGAGTTCGCCGCCGCGTTCGAGGCCGCGCTGGCTCTACCAGAGCAGGAAAAGGTGGCGATGCGCTTGCGTGCAAGAAAATCTGCCCTGCGCTTTACCGAGGAGGAGTTCTCCCTCAAATGGATCAACGAGATAGGGAAACTGGTCCAACTGCAGGGTCGGTGA
- a CDS encoding putative C2H2 transcription factor Crz1 (unnamed protein product) produces the protein MASQDTLRDAGQSTADVKNRSVSPSAHPQHQYNNASPGLTLDPSFTVSSFQNSASFNANPNSNSPGADSYSYTAGGYLSPTSAQTLAPPDQAFSHSLQLQSFDPGLVNQLDHSSGLSMQPQLQQHQQPHEENFSTLLNSNPTDFDFSLYPNHSPNSTTASEYDSSLMLDTQMQGHPQQVNQAVNPVDLIGQMPSPHSVTSPQMSPQEQQPHHSSPGPMSPPNSTPGAYYTPQHSRHTSLDPASAAYMTGNAPPDWQSMMGNAAFQGHRRAPSEVSEVSSAAPSPYMSHHESFDGVDNNPSPLLAPQNDPGLYDSSLGIESFTLSEQQQQQQHQQGISPIHSPYISPQLMPQQGNDLIPNMPYISAPAGNRYSCPPTDIYGNGAEGVISMPQGTAMVGDIGQASQMAPPSINVEFAPPAKNPIFPPAKPAADLDSLSPPPSTRRMRSKSDPYAHPASRSRSPVSVSSSLEPLAPSSPRSLSPFDSTGRQPHSNPSSREPSPSRSRRLSTSSIDNRNYILGLADPQRPGASPNDSKRVQKHPATFQCHLCPKRFTRAYNLRSHLRTHTDERPFVCTVCGKAFARQHDRKRHEGLHSGEKKFVCRGDLSRGGQWGCGRRFARADALGRHFRSEAGRICIKPLLDEESQERERTLMDQQNQQHAGHLQPVPQPLMVPGMDGQHANGFVLPAALLAQYPALQNLQWDQITAAAEDPSDIGGRSSFDASSGGEFGFEDDESNLSSVSGMSGYGSPQDNLYVMNNQNQMLNVNPGDSGYA, from the exons ATGGCTTCCCAGGACACGCTCCGGGATGCAGGGCAATCCACTGCGGACGTTAAAAACCGCAGTGTGAGCCCCTCAGCCCATCCGCAGCACCAATACAACAACGCTTCGCCGGGCTTGACTCTAGATCCTTCCTTCACCGTTTCATCTTTCCAGAATTCAGCATCGTTTAATGCCAATCCGAATTCGAATTCACCTGGTGCCGACTCCTACAGCTATACCGCCGGCGGCTACCTCTCCCCGACCAGCGCGCAAACACTGGCCCCGCCCGATCAAGCCTTCTCTCACAGCCTCCAACTGCAGTCCTTCGATCCAGGGCTGGTCAACCAGCTCGACCACTCATCGGGCCTTTCGATGCAACCTCAGCTTCAGCAACATCAGCAGCCGCATGAGGAAAACTTCTCCACCCTGTTGAACTCAAACCCGACCGATTTCGATTTCTCCCTGTACCCGAATCATAGTCCCAACAGCACGACCGCCTCCGAATACGATTCCTCGCTGATGCTCGACACTCAGATGCAGGGACATCCCCAACAAGTCAACCAGGCGGTCAACCCGGTCGATCTGATCGGCCAAATGCCCTCTCCACACTCCGTAACCTCTCCGCAAATGTCTccgcaggagcagcagcCTCATCATTCGTCACCAGGCCCTATGTCTCCTCCGAATTCGACCCCAGGGGCATACTATACCCCGCAGCACTCCCGCCATACGTCGTTGGACCCGGCCAGTGCTGCATACATGACAGGCAATGCGCCTCCGGACTGGCAGAGCATGATGGGCAACGCCGCCTTTCAGGGCCATCGGCGTGCCCCCTCGGAGGTGTCTGAGGTTTCATCTGCTGCGCCCTCTCCGTACATGTCACATCATGAGTCCTTTGACGGGGTAGATAATAACCCATCTCCGCTCTTGGCGCCTCAGAATGACCCGGGACTCTACGACAGCTCGCTCGGAATCGAATCCTTTACACTGtcggagcagcagcagcagcagcagcaccaaCAGGGCATCAGTCCCATCCACAGTCCGTACATTTCTCCGCAACTAATGCCCCAGCAAGGGAATGACCTGATCCCTAACATGCCGTATATCTCCGCTCCTGCGGGGAACCGATACTCATGTCCCCCCACAGATATCTATGGCAACGGCGCGGAAGGCGTTATCAGTATGCCTCAGGGAACCGCCATGGTTGGAGACATTGGTCAAGCGTCGCAGATGGCGCCACCATCCATTAACGTGGAGTTCGCGCCGCCTGCTAAAAACCCGATCTTTCCTCCAGCCAAGCCAGCGGCAGATCTGGATTCGTTAAGTCCACCTCCGTCTACGC GCCGCATGCGTAGCAAATCTGATCCGTACGCTCATCCGGCTTCTCGCTCACGGTCCCCCGTGTCAGTATCAAGTAGCCTGGAGCCTTTGGCCCCGTCATCCCCACGGTCATTGTCGCCGTTTGACTCGACGGGCCGCCAGCCACACAGTAACCCCTCGTCCCGGGAGCCTTCGCCCTCTCGGTCGCGTCGTTTGTCAACATCATCTATTGACAACCGCAATTATATTTTGGGTCTCGCGGACCCTCAGCGGCCCGGAGCAAGCCCTAATGATTCCAAGCGTGTTCAGAAACACCCTGCTACTTTCCAATGCCATCTTTGCCCCAAGCGCTTCACCAGAGCCTACAATCTCCGGTCCCATTTGCGGACTCATACAGACGAAAGACCATTCGTCTGCACCGTCTGCGGGAAGGCATTCGCTCGTCAACACGATCGTAAAAGGCATGAGGGTCTACATTCCGGCGAGAAGAAGTTTGTCTGCCGTGGTGATCTATCACGGGGCGGGCAGTGGGGATGCGGTCGCCGATTTGCGCGTGCAGATGCCTTGGGCCGTCATTTCCGATCAGAGGCGGGCCGAATCTGTATCAAACCACTCCTAGACGAAGAATCTCAAGAGCGAGAGCGCACACTTATGGATCAACAGAATCAGCAGCATGCGGGCCACTTACAGCCGGTCCCGCAACCGCTCATGGTGCCCGGAATGGATGGTCAGCATGCCAACGGTTTTGTTCTCCCAGCCGCGCTGCTGGCACAATACCCAGCTCTGCAAAACTTGCAGTGGGATCAGATAACTGCGGCAGCAGAAGACCCCAGTGACATCGGAGGTCGTAGTAGCTTTGATGCCAGCTCAGGCGGCGAGTTTGGcttcgaggatgatgagtcAAACCTCAGTAGTGTCTCCGGCATGAGTGGATACGGAAGTCCCCAGGACAATCTTTATGTGATGAACAATCAGAATCAAATGCTGAACGTCAACCCTGGGGACTCGGGGTATGCCTAA
- a CDS encoding putative arabinogalactan endo-1,4-beta-galactosidase A (arabinogalactan endo-1,4-beta-galactosidase gala), with translation MLFSYLLATLPLLANAALTYKGADISSVFIEEKAGVAYKNLAGETQALEAILTDNGVNSIRQRVWVKNGDYDLTYNVNLAKRVAATGASIYLDLHYSDDWADPKHQTTPDGWSTDDINTLADQIYQYTLSVCNTFAEEKINVEIVSIGNEITSGLLWPLGKTPNYENIARLLHSGAWGVKDSKLATKPKILIHLDNGWDWDQQKYFYDTALGTGLLTSDDFDMIGVSYYPFYNEKATLASLKTSLTNIQTTYGKEVAVVETNWPVKCSSPEFAFPADLKDIPFSVDGQVTFLQRLADTLTATKASGFFYWEPAWTKNAGLGSSCEDNLLVDYNTNQVRSSVKAFGQV, from the exons ATGCTCTTCTCCTACCTTCTTGCGACGCTTCCCCTTCTGGCTAACGCCGCCCTCACCTACAAGGGTGCGGATATCTCGTCTGTCTTCATTGAAGAAAAGGCCGGCGTTGCCTACAAGAATTTGGCCGGAGAGACCCAGGCCCTGGAAGCCATCTTGACTGATAATGGAGTCAACTCTATCCGGCAGCGCGTGTGGGTGAAAAACGGCGACTATGACCTGACCTACAATGTCAACCTGGCCAAGCGGGTTGCGGCGACAGGCGCCAGTATCTACCTGGATCTCCATTACAGTGATGATTGGGCGGATCCTAAACATCAG ACCACCCCGGACGGCTGGTCCACAGACGACATCAACACGCTAGCCGATCAGATCTACCAATACACATTGAGCGTCTGCAACACCTTCGCGGAGGAAAAGATCAACGTCGAAATCGTCTCCATCGGCAACGAAATCACCTCCGGCCTCCTCTGGCCGCTCGGCAAGACCCCCAACTACGAGAACATCGCGCGACTCCTGCACTCCGGCGCCTGGGGCGTAAAGGACTCCAAGCTCGCCACCAAGCCCaagatcctcatccacctcGACAACGGCTGGGACTGGGACCAGCAGAAATACTTCTACGACACGGCCCTGGGCACGGGTCTCCTCACGTCCGACGACTTCGACATGATCGGCGTCTCCTACTACCCCTTCTACAATGAGAAGGCTACGCTTGCTTCGCTGAAGACTAGTCTCACTAATATCCAGACGACGTATGGTAAGGAGGTTGCGGTGGTCGAGACGAATTGGCCGGTCAAGTGCTCGAGTCCTGAGTTTGCTTTTCCGGCGGATCTGAAGGATATTCCTTTCTCGGTGGACGGGCAGGTTACTTTCCTGCAGCGGTTGGCGGATACTCTTACGGCTACCAAGGCCTCGGGGTTCTTTTACTGGGAGCCGGCTTGGACGAAGAATGCTGGGTTGGGGTCGAGCTGTGAGGATAATTTGTTGGTGgattataatactaatcAGGTGCGGAGCAGTGTTAAGGCGTTTGGACAGGTCTGA